Part of the Bacillus sp. BGMRC 2118 genome, ATGCAAAGAATATCAGCAATTCATTAGTTCAATGGTTAGCAAAATCGTAATACTTCTGCAAAAAGACATATACAAATGATAAAATAAGGCTGTTTTCGTATAGATTATTGCTATGTGTAAAAATTCCAAAAGCCGGATTTTCACCTTAATATCTAATTACAACTATACATAAAGAGAACTGCTCTTCTCTAATCCAACGTCACTTTGCTTCAAAAATTGGTTGTACACCCAGAATAATTGTACTAAAAGCAACGAAGTTTTAGAAAAAAGTCTAAAAAAAAGAAGCAGCAATTGCTGCTTCATCAATGTGTGTAATGGGCAAATGGTCTTGTTTCATTGTTGGATGGATTTTTCGTTACATTGTGTGTATGAATGTGTTTGCATGTGTGTAAAATAGTGCTTGTGTGTGTAAGCGTTCATAAGCATATGGTGATTTTCATGGTGTGTGATCCTAATGCTTGTCATGGAACAATCTCGGTAAAGAGTACTTCTCAAGGGTGAATGTCTACTGGTGTTGTTACTCTTCACCGAGACCGTTTCGCTTAAGGGACGTTACTTATCGAATGCTTCCAAGTTGTTGCTCTGCCATTTGAACTAGGCGTTTTGTAATTTCTCCCCCTACAGAACCGTTAGCACGTGAAGTAGTGTCAGCTCCTAGGTCTACACCAAATTCGTTAGCAATTTCATATTTCATTTGATCAATAGCTTGCCCGACACCAGGTACAAGTAATTGATTTGAATTATTGTTGTTTGCCATGTGATTTTCCCTCCCTTCATCGTTGCTACATGTATATGTTTTGTACAACCATTATCTTTTATTCATAAAAAAGGTAAATTTTTTTGTTGAACAAAATTCGAGATACATTAAAATGTTAGTGAAGGAGTTGGTCCGAATGGATAAAATGCAGGTTGAACATATATTAGACAAGCTAAGAAATAGAGAAATTGAGGAATATGTCGTGGAAAAGGAGAACTTCCTTTCATTTCGCGAAGTATTAGTAAATCAAGATGACTTCAAGCATTTTAGAGGAATTGCAGGTCACGGTGGAATTGTTACTTATACATACGTCGATGAGGCTAGAAGTTAATAGTAAGAAATGTAAAAGAGTTCAGCAAAGCTGGACTCTTTTTTTGTCATTTTGTTGGGTATGTAACAGTTTTGGAATCCATTTCCATTGGGAAAGAGTGAGGCAAAAATGTAGGATAAAACGGTTTTAAACTTATGATTTTCCCAATACAAAGCCTATATGTTGTCATGTTAAGATAATAAAGAAGATTCAGATAGTTATGATTAGGATCTTCATTCTGCTAGTACATAGTAGAGAAACTAATTAAAGGGAGAGGGTTTTGCAGATGAAATGGTATAAGACTTTAGGAAGTTTAGTCATGGCCGCAGCTTTAATTACACCAATGTACTCTACTAGCGTTGGAGCATCTGATGAACAATCAGGTAAGCTTCGAGTATTAATTAGTTCTACTAAGGAAAATGTGAAGCAAAATGCAAAAGAAGATTATGGTGTACGTTGGGACTTCAAAGAAAAAGGATTCTCAACGGAAGTGACGGAGAAGCAATATAAAGCTCTTCAAAAGAATAAGAACTTATCAATTGAGCTAGTTGAAGAAATAACGCTGGATGCTAAGCCTGGAGGGAATACAGGGAATAGAACTGGTGTACCAAATGATCAAACACCATGGGGAATTGAGGCAATGTATGAGGATCCAAACATTACAGCTACTTCTGGTGGTAGTGGTGTGAAGGTTGCAGTTCTTGATACAGGCGCAATTAATCACGTTGACTATTCGAGTAATTTAGAACAATGTAAAGATTTTACACAAAGAAAATCCCCTCTTGTGAACAACTCTTGTAATGATGGGAATGGTCATGGTACACACGTTGCAGGAACAGTGCTAGCAGATGGTGGTTCGGATGGTCAGGGGTTATTTGGGGTAGCACCGGATGCTAAGCTTTGGGCATATAAAGTACTAAGTGATCGAGGATCAGGCTATTCTGATGACATTGCCTATGCCATTCGTCATGCAGCAGATGAAGCAAATCGATTAGGTGTAAAAACTGTAATCTCAATGTCGCTAGGTTCAAGTAGCAAGGATTCACTTATTTCAGATGCTGTAACATATGCATATGGAAAAGGTGTACTTGTTGTAGCAGCAGCTGGTAATAGTGGTCCGAATGCAAACACAATCGGTTACCCAGGAGCACTTGTTGATGCGATTGCTGTTGCAGCATTAGAAGATGTACAACAAAATGGTACGTATCGAGTTGCCGATTTTTCTTCACGCGGTAATCCAAACACAGATGGTGATTACATCATTCAAGAACGTGATGTGGAAGTGTCTGCACCAGGACGCGCAATTGAGTCTACTTGGTATGATGGTGGATACAACACAATTAGTGGTACCTCTATGGCAACGCCACATGTATCAGGCTTAGCTGCCAAGATTTGGGCTGCAAACCCTGGCATGACTGCTTCACAAGTACGTGCGGAACTTCAAAACCGTGCTAAAGCAAACGATATTCTTGGTGGAAATGGAGCAGCAGCAGGAGATGACTATGCTTCTGGATACGGTTTCCCAACAGTGAAATAAATTGAATACAAGAGTTAATACGGATTGACCATCATTTTTAAAAATATATATTCCTCCTACTTACATCCTACTGGAAATTTCCAGTAGGATTCTTTTTTTCGACATTGTGCCAGGCACTTGTCGATTTTTCTTTACTTGACTTTGTAAAAGATTGGTAT contains:
- a CDS encoding S8 family peptidase encodes the protein MKWYKTLGSLVMAAALITPMYSTSVGASDEQSGKLRVLISSTKENVKQNAKEDYGVRWDFKEKGFSTEVTEKQYKALQKNKNLSIELVEEITLDAKPGGNTGNRTGVPNDQTPWGIEAMYEDPNITATSGGSGVKVAVLDTGAINHVDYSSNLEQCKDFTQRKSPLVNNSCNDGNGHGTHVAGTVLADGGSDGQGLFGVAPDAKLWAYKVLSDRGSGYSDDIAYAIRHAADEANRLGVKTVISMSLGSSSKDSLISDAVTYAYGKGVLVVAAAGNSGPNANTIGYPGALVDAIAVAALEDVQQNGTYRVADFSSRGNPNTDGDYIIQERDVEVSAPGRAIESTWYDGGYNTISGTSMATPHVSGLAAKIWAANPGMTASQVRAELQNRAKANDILGGNGAAAGDDYASGYGFPTVK
- a CDS encoding abortive phage infection protein, giving the protein MDKMQVEHILDKLRNREIEEYVVEKENFLSFREVLVNQDDFKHFRGIAGHGGIVTYTYVDEARS
- a CDS encoding alpha/beta-type small acid-soluble spore protein; translated protein: MANNNNSNQLLVPGVGQAIDQMKYEIANEFGVDLGADTTSRANGSVGGEITKRLVQMAEQQLGSIR